The genomic segment GCTTGAACTATTGAGAAAGGATATTTAACGTTATCCATTCTCTATAGTTCCCGGAATGAAAAATATGGAATAAGCAGGTCGCTGGTCGGACGCAAATAAAAGGACAGAACTTGTCATATACTAGGGCGTGTCCTCCAAACGGGAAGGCATGAACTGAAGTAGGTTCTATTTAATGCTGTGGTCAAACGAGAAGGTGGTGTCCTGAATATGCAGTTTAGAGGCCGTACAGTCATTGCTTTTGTGATGATTACGATGCTCGCTTCTGTTCTGGTCACGCTTGTAGTGGCTCGCGATCTTGTCGTGAGCAGCTATCAGGCGTCAGGCTCCGCTCCGGCAGCTGCCGAAACTAGCGGGCAACATGATCTGAATGAAGCCGAGATTGACAAAATGAATGCGGTGCTTGATTTGATTGAAACCAAATATGTGAAGAAGACGGATCGTGAAGAGCTGGTAGACGGCGCAGTCAAAGGCATGCTGGAATCGCTGGATGATCCTTACTCCGTTTATATGGAGAAGACGTCAGCGCAGCATTTTTCCGAATCCATCGAAGGATCTTTCACAGGTATTGGTGCGGAAGTGACGCTGCAAAACGGAAAGCTCGTCGTCGTATCCCCGATCAAAGGCTCTCCTGCCGAACGGGCGGGGCTGCTGGCGAAGGATGTCGTCATTTCGGTCAATGGAGAGAAGCTGGAGGGTCTTGGGCTGAATGAGGCTGTAGACAAAATTCGCGGCCCGAAAGGGACGAAGGCCAAGCTGCAGATCCAGCGGGCAGGCACAAGCGAATCGATCCAGCTGATTTTAATACGGGATGATATTGATGTGGAGACCGTATATGCCCATTTGTCCGATGACCGGATTGGCGTCATTGAAATCCGCCAGTTTTCGCTCAATACGGCTGAACGCTTCAAGGAAGAGCTTGCCCGTCTGGAGCAGGAAGCGAAGCAGCAGGCGGCAGGGCAGGCTCAGGTACAGTCTGGTGCCCAGGTCAGCGAAGGAGCAGGCGATAAGGGACGGCAAGGGCTTAAGGGCCTCGTAATTGACGTCCGCAATAACCCTGGCGGCGTATTGCCGGTCGTTGTAGAAATTGCCGAGCAGTTTATTGCGAAGGGCAGTGCGATTGTTCAGGTGGAGGATCGCGACGGCAAGCG from the Paenibacillus sp. BIHB 4019 genome contains:
- a CDS encoding S41 family peptidase, whose protein sequence is MQFRGRTVIAFVMITMLASVLVTLVVARDLVVSSYQASGSAPAAAETSGQHDLNEAEIDKMNAVLDLIETKYVKKTDREELVDGAVKGMLESLDDPYSVYMEKTSAQHFSESIEGSFTGIGAEVTLQNGKLVVVSPIKGSPAERAGLLAKDVVISVNGEKLEGLGLNEAVDKIRGPKGTKAKLQIQRAGTSESIQLILIRDDIDVETVYAHLSDDRIGVIEIRQFSLNTAERFKEELARLEQEAKQQAAGQAQVQSGAQVSEGAGDKGRQGLKGLVIDVRNNPGGVLPVVVEIAEQFIAKGSAIVQVEDRDGKREKTLSKGSRKAYPVAVVMNKGSASASEILAGALGEEAGAILVGETTFGKGTVQVSYNKALGDGSLVKMTIAKWLTPEGVWIHEKGVEPTVAVAPPSLYTVARLTITETLKRDMNNEQIRSAQIMLKGLGYEPKRNDGYFNEETVQAVKQFQRNSSLPVTGELDKSTAAALEKAVIAWIKDKNNDVQLREAIERVGRK